The genome window TGATCGGCCCCAGCTCCGGACCCGAACCATGGATCATGTTGAAGACACCGGCCGGCACACCCGCCTCATGCAGGATTTCGGCAAACAGCTGGGCTGCCGCCGGACCGTTTTCACTGGGCTTGAGCACCATGGTGCAACCGGCCACCAGCGCCGGCGCGACCTTGCACGCCACCTGGTTCATCGGCCAGTTCCACGGCGTGATCATCGATACCACACCGACCGGCTCGCGGCGGATGATGGTACTGCCATGCTGCTTCTCAAAGGCAAAGGTCTTGGCCAGCTCCAGCGTGGTGGCCAGGTGCCAGAGGCCGATCGGCGCCTGCACATTGATCGACAGGCCCTTGCGCGGCGCCCCCATGTCCGAGGTGATGGCATCGGCCATGTCTTCCATGCGCTTCTCGTAGCCGGCGCAGATGGCCTGCAGCAGGTCGAGACGCTCGCTCAGCGAGGTACGCGAGAAACTGTCGAAGGCCGCATGGGCCGCTTCGATGGCACGAATCGCATCGGCCTCGTCACACAGGCTGATGGTGCCGGTGACTTCTTCGGTCGCCGGATTGACCACTTCGAACGGCTTGCCGCCGTTGATCGGGGCGACCCACTGGCCGTTGATATAGGAATGTTCGTAGTTACGCATGGGAAGGTCCTTGCTCATGGATGGCCGGCACCGCCGGATAAATCAGACGCCAACAGATAGCACGAATCGGCAGCTTTTGCTGCCCCGCACCGTATCGATCAGGTAACCGAATGCAACCCGATGCGCTTTACCCATCAGGCTTTGCGCCAGCATAGCAACTGCGCGCTGTGCCGCGTATCAGCAGCTGAGCGGCGCCACCCCGGCGGAGAACTGGGGCCGGTGCGCCAGCAGCTTGAGGTATTGATCATAGCGATAGGTCGGCCCATCCACACAGGCGTAGCTGGAGCCCACGTAACAGTGGCCGCACAGGCCGACACCGCAATGCATGCGCCGCTCCACCGAGAGCCAGATCGATTCGGCAGCCATGCCGCGGCGCAGGCATTCTTCTGCCGCCGCCAGCATCAGCGCCTCCGGCCCGCAACAGAGCAATACATCCGGCACTCCTGCGGCAAACAGCTCGTCGAAATGCTGCAGCGGTGAGCCTTCACGCTCGCCGGCGCGGGCCTGGTCGAAGGTTTCGATTACCGCCATCTGCTGCTGCCAGCGGTTACGTTCGCGCGCCAACACCTGGGTTCCTGCATGCCGCGCGCCATACACCAGACTGATCTGCGTGGGCTCGGGTTGCCGGGTCGCCGCCTCGATCACCCCGGCCAGCGGTGCCAGCCCGCAGCCACCGGCAACCGCCAGCACCCGCTGGGCCTTGAAGAACAGCGGCCAGCCAGTACCGAAGGGCCCGCGATAACCCAGCACCGCGCCGTTTTCCAGCGCGAACAACGCCGTGGTCAGGGCGCCCATGCGCCGTATCAGCGCGCTGAATACACCCTGTTCATCCGGTGTGCTGACATAGGTAAAGGGGGCCTCGCCATAGCCCGGCAGCACCAGCATGAAAAACTGCCCGGGAGTTGCCGCCAGATCGGCTGCCTGTGGCTGCTCGATGCGCAAGGTGAAATGCCGCGCGTCCTCGCCATCGGCATAGTGATCAAGCAGCAATAAACGGCGTGGTGTGAGATCGATCATGCGTTGGCCACCCTGTGCATCACCCCGTGCACGCCAATCCCGCCGGGACAGACGCGGTCGCAACGGCCACAACCGACACAGCCGTAATGTTCGAAGGGTGCATTGATTTCGTCACCGAACTTGTGAAACCAGAAGCGCTGTACCCGCGAGCCCGCTGTGGCACCGGGGTTGTGTCCGCTGGTTTCCTTCTGGAAGCCCTGATACAGGCAGGAATCCCAGACCCGTTCGCGCTGCATGCCGCCGCTGTCGCTTGGCTGGTCGAGCGGCGCAAAGCAGGAACAGGTCGGGCACACGCTGGTGCAACCGGAACAGGCCAGACACTGCAGGCCCAGACGCTCCCAGGTGTCCTGGGCAACCTTGCCGGCATTCAGCAGTGCCACGCCGTGCACGATATCGGCCTGGTCACCCTGTTGTTGCGCCACCCGCAGCTTGTTGGCATGTCGTTCTGCCTC of Pseudomonas pohangensis contains these proteins:
- a CDS encoding FAD/NAD(P)-binding protein, whose amino-acid sequence is MIDLTPRRLLLLDHYADGEDARHFTLRIEQPQAADLAATPGQFFMLVLPGYGEAPFTYVSTPDEQGVFSALIRRMGALTTALFALENGAVLGYRGPFGTGWPLFFKAQRVLAVAGGCGLAPLAGVIEAATRQPEPTQISLVYGARHAGTQVLARERNRWQQQMAVIETFDQARAGEREGSPLQHFDELFAAGVPDVLLCCGPEALMLAAAEECLRRGMAAESIWLSVERRMHCGVGLCGHCYVGSSYACVDGPTYRYDQYLKLLAHRPQFSAGVAPLSC